A single window of Taeniopygia guttata chromosome 1, bTaeGut7.mat, whole genome shotgun sequence DNA harbors:
- the TIPRL gene encoding TIP41-like protein: protein MHPVFQSSRRDFTFGPWKLSAARTHIMKSAQAERLADELHMPSLPEMMFGDNVLRIQHDHGFGIEFNATDALKCVNNCQGMIKVACAAEWQESRSEAEHSKEVVRPYDWTYTTDYKGTLLGDTATLKVVPTTEHINTEKLKAREQIMFFEEVLLFEDELHDHGVSSLSVKVRVMPSSFFVLLRFFLRVDGVLIRMNDTRLHHEADKTYMLREYTSRESKISNLKNVPPFLFTEPNEISQYLPIKETICEKLEFPEKLEPQPETSLETTSAKPK from the exons ATGCACCCCGTTTTCCAGAGCAGCCGGCGCGACTTCACCTTCGGGCCGTGGAAGCTGAGTGCCGCCCGGACGCACATCATGAAGTCGGCGCAGGCCGAGAG attGGCTGATGAATTACACATGCCTTCCCTGCCAGAGATGATGTTTGGAGACAATGTCTTAAGAATACAGCATGACCATGGCTTTGGAATTGAGTTCAATGCTACAGATGCTTTAAAATGTGTCAATAATTGTCAAGGTATGATCAAAGTCGCTTGTGCAGCGGAGTGGCAAGAGAGCAG GAGTGAGGCTGAGCACAGTAAGGAAGTTGTCAGGCCATATGACTGGACTTACACAACAGATTACAAAGGAACTTTGCTGGGAGATACTGCAACATTAAAG GTTGTTCCTACAACAGAACAcataaatacagagaaattgAAAGCCAGGGAACAAATTATGTTTTTTGAAGAAGTACTCCTGTTTGAAGATGAACTCCATGATCATGGAGTATCAAGTTTGAGTGTGAAAGTA agaGTTATGCCTTCCAGCTTTTTTGTGCTGCTGAGGTTCTTCTTGCGAGTGGATGGGGTACTCATCAGGATGAATGATACAAGGCTTCATCATGAG GCTGACAAGACCTACATGTTGCGAGAATACACATCCAGGGAAAGCAAAATATCAAATTTAAAG aACGTTCCACCTTTCCTGTTCACGGAACCTAACGAGATCTCTCAGTATCTACCCATAAAGGAGACAATCTGTGAAAAACtagaattcccagagaagctggagcCTCAACCAGAAACATCACTGGAAACCACTTCTGCTAAGCCTAAATAA